A genomic region of Xanthomonas campestris pv. phormiicola contains the following coding sequences:
- a CDS encoding SgcJ/EcaC family oxidoreductase yields MRRILFTLVLSLSATAALAAPAMHYDARPSLPAAGEEREIAGLFDRWNAALATGNADRVADLYARDGVLLPTVSNQVRASRAEIKDYFDHFLAAKPQGVINYRQVRLLDDDSAVDAGVYTFTLTNPDGSTRQVQARYTFVYEKRDGRWLIINHHSSAMPEVVGGGSKAAAH; encoded by the coding sequence ATGCGTCGCATCCTGTTCACCCTGGTCCTGAGCCTGTCCGCCACCGCCGCGCTGGCGGCCCCGGCGATGCACTACGATGCCCGGCCGTCGCTGCCGGCCGCCGGCGAGGAGCGCGAGATCGCCGGCCTGTTCGACCGCTGGAACGCGGCGCTGGCCACCGGCAACGCCGACCGCGTCGCCGACCTGTATGCCCGCGACGGCGTGTTGCTGCCGACCGTGTCCAACCAGGTCCGCGCCAGCCGCGCCGAGATCAAGGACTACTTCGACCACTTCCTGGCGGCCAAGCCGCAAGGCGTCATCAACTACCGCCAGGTGCGGCTGCTCGACGACGACAGCGCGGTCGATGCCGGCGTCTACACCTTCACCCTGACCAATCCGGACGGCAGCACCCGCCAGGTGCAGGCGCGCTACACCTTCGTCTACGAGAAACGCGACGGCCGCTGGCTGATCATCAACCACCACAGCTCGGCGATGCCGGAAGTGGTGGGCGGCGGCAGCAAGG
- a CDS encoding LuxR C-terminal-related transcriptional regulator, producing MQTPLNAGQWRQALRREAADSARWQAVADAADAVSRASGAEQAGADALRLARELVDAPHAAVLALRGSRSLVLASHGDALPPGASVASDGPALSWHLSARTGEAAELCVPIAALGATLGTLCLGWNARMAPAPGDVQAIATIAALLAPAVAEPARAPRRRKPAQPDRLGALSARERQVLALLPRGLTNAGLGAELGISAGTAKVHVERILQKLQVSDRTQAAVYAVQAGMAL from the coding sequence ATGCAAACCCCTCTCAATGCGGGCCAATGGCGGCAGGCGCTGCGCCGCGAAGCGGCCGACAGCGCGCGCTGGCAGGCCGTGGCCGACGCCGCCGACGCGGTGAGCCGCGCCAGCGGCGCCGAGCAGGCCGGGGCCGACGCGCTGCGTCTGGCGCGGGAGCTGGTGGATGCGCCGCACGCGGCGGTACTGGCGCTGCGCGGCAGCCGCAGCCTGGTGCTGGCCAGCCATGGCGACGCGCTGCCGCCAGGCGCCAGCGTCGCCAGCGACGGCCCGGCGCTGTCCTGGCACCTGTCCGCGCGCACGGGCGAAGCGGCCGAGCTGTGCGTGCCGATCGCCGCGCTGGGCGCCACGCTGGGCACGCTGTGCCTGGGCTGGAACGCGCGCATGGCGCCGGCACCGGGCGACGTGCAGGCGATCGCCACCATCGCCGCGCTGCTGGCGCCGGCGGTGGCCGAACCGGCGCGTGCGCCGCGGCGCCGCAAGCCGGCGCAACCGGACCGGCTCGGCGCGCTCAGCGCGCGCGAACGGCAGGTGCTGGCGCTGCTGCCGCGTGGCCTGACCAACGCCGGGCTGGGCGCGGAACTGGGCATTTCCGCCGGCACCGCCAAGGTCCACGTGGAGCGCATCCTGCAGAAGCTGCAGGTGTCCGATCGCACCCAGGCGGCGGTGTATGCGGTGCAGGCGGGGATGGCGCTGTGA